A region from the Cardiocondyla obscurior isolate alpha-2009 linkage group LG26, Cobs3.1, whole genome shotgun sequence genome encodes:
- the Cht gene encoding high-affinity choline transporter 1, which yields MINIAGVISIVLFYLLILGVGIWAARKKEAGNDSEEEVMLAGRSIGLFVGIFTMTATWVGGGYINGTAEAIYTKGLVWCQAPFGYALSLVFGGIFFANKMRQQGYVTMLDPLQDAFGERMGGLLFLPALCGEVFWAAGILAALGATLAVIIDMDQGTSVILSACIAVFYTLFGGLYSVAYTDVIQLFCIFIGLWMCIPFAWSNPKVESLSSMDVDWIGQVNPGEYWYYLDYGLLLIFGGIPWQVYFQRVLSSKTAGRAQVLSYVAAIGCILMAIPPVLIGAIAKATPWNETGYTGPYPFTDAETSMILPLVLQYLTPDFVSFFGLGAVSAAVMSSADSSILSASSMFARNVYKLIFRQRASEMEIIWVMRAGIGVVGVLSTVMALTIPSIYGLWSMCSDLVYVILFPQLLMVVHFKDYCNTYGSLSAYIIAFLVRVSGGEPVMGLPALIRYPGYNEETSTQMFPFRTLAMLMSLVTLVGVSYGTQFAFLTGRLAPGYDVFRCVVNIPEDVERVGPDPAEGEQMAVLAGGVGRLYGSKDESNGRVNPALEPDYDMDPGCTAVGSTADGVVGGGGGGVGGAGGHLVPHVPGGAPRQPQSSTAF from the exons ATGATCAACATCGCCGGGGTGATCTCCATCGTTCTCTTCTACCTGCTGATCCTGGGCGTGGGAATATGGGCGGCCAGGAAAAAGGAGGCGGGCAACGACTCCGAGGAAGAGGTCATGCTCGCCGGCCGCTCGATCGGCCTCTTCGTCGGGATATTCACGATGACGGCGACCTGGGTCGGTGGCGGTTACATCAACGGCACCGCCGAGGCAATCTATACGAAGGGCCTGGTCTGGTGCCAGGCACCTTTTGGATACGCCCTGAGTCTCGTTTTCG GTGGTATTTTCTTCGCGAACAAGATGCGACAGCAGGGGTACGTCACGATGTTGGATCCACTTCAAGACGCGTTCGGGGAACGTATGGGCGGCCTCTTATTTCTGCCTGCTCTGTGCGGCGAGGTCTTCTGGGCGGCGGGCATTCTCGCGGCCCTAGGAGCTACGCTGGCGGTGATCATCGACATGGACCAGGGCACCTCCGTCATCCTGAGTGCCTGCATCGCGGTTTTCTACACCCTCTTCGGCGGTCTCTACTCCGTCGCTTACACCGACGTCATTCAGCTCTTCTGCATATTCATCGGTCTG tGGATGTGTATCCCGTTCGCGTGGTCCAATCCAAAAGTAGAATCTCTTAGTTCTATGGATGTTGACTGGATTGGCCAAGTGAATCCTGGAGAGTACTGGTATTATTTGGATTACggtttacttttaatattcgGCGGTATACCTTGGCAAGTGTACTTCCAACGCGTCCTCTCTTCGAAAACCGCGGGGAGAGCTCAAGTATTGAGTTACGTCGCCGCAATAGGCTGCATCCTAATGGCCATTCCTCCCGTCTTGATTGGAGCGATCGCCAAAGCAACTC CTTGGAACGAGACGGGATATACTGGCCCTTATCCCTTCACGGATGCGGAGACCAGCATGATATTGCCGCTAGTTCTGCAATACTTAACACCGGATTTCGTTTCCTTCTTCGGGTTGGGTGCGGTGTCGGCGGCGGTGATGTCTTCTGCGGACAGCAGCATTCTCTCTGCTAGTTCCATGTTTGCTAGAAACGTTTACAAATTGATCTTCCGCCAGCGG GCGTCGGAGATGGAGATCATCTGGGTGATGCGGGCGGGGATCGGCGTGGTCGGCGTCCTGAGCACCGTGATGGCCCTCACAATACCGTCGATCTACGGCCTCTGGTCAATGTGCTCGGATCTGGTCTACGTGATCCTGTTCCCGCAGCTGCTGATGGTAGTGCACTTCAAGGACTACTGCAACACCTACGGCAGCCTGTCGGCGTATATAATTGCCTTCCTGGTACGCGTCAGTGGCGGCGAGCCGGTGATGGGACTGCCCGCGCTAATACGCTATCCAGGCTACAACGAGGAGACGTCGACGCAAATGTTTCCGTTCAGGACGCTGGCGATGCTGATGTCGCTGGTGACCCTGGTCGGAGTATCGTACGGCACGCAGTTCGCTTTCCTGACCGGGCGGCTCGCGCCGGGCTACGACGTCTTCAGGTGCGTGGTGAACATCCCGGAGGACGTCGAGCGGGTGGGCCCCGACCCGGCCGAAGGCGAGCAGATGGCGGTCCTAGCCGGAGGAGTCGGCCGACTCTACGGCAGCAAGGACGAATCGAACGGCCGAGTGAACCCTGCGCTCGAGCCGGACTACGACATGGACCCGGGATGTACGGCCGTCGGAAGTACCGCGGACGGCGTCgtcggcggtggcggcggtgggGTCGGCGGTGCCGGGGGACACCTGGTACCGCACGTGCCCGGCGGCGCGCCCCGTCAGCCGCAATCCAGCACCGCGTTCTAA
- the LOC139111964 gene encoding pro-resilin, producing the protein MRPARSWAPVAVTALVATALLLRPIHADAPVSGSYLPPSTSYGTPNLGGGGGSAISTSYGAPSGGGGGFGGGGRPSSTYGAPGGGGGGGGGGGAPSSSYGAPSSSYGSPPSTSYGAPSGGGGGSFGGGGGGGSFGGGGGGSFGGGSFGGGAPSSSYGAPSSSYGAPSSGGGGFGGGAPSSSYGAPSSSYGAPSSGGGGGFGGGAPSSSYGAPSSSYGAPSRPSSNYGAPSGGRPSSSYGAPSGGFGGGFGGGSSGGFGGGSSGGFGGKPSSSYGAPSSGGGRPSSTYGAPSSGGGGFGGGGGGGGPSSSYGAPPSSSYGAPSSSYNAPSSSYSAPSSSYGAPRGGGGGGGGGGGYSGGGGRPSSSYGAPSSGGSGGGFGGGGGFGGGGYSSGGPSSSYGAPSAGGSGGYSGGGSGGYSGGGSSGGYSGGGGSGGYSGGGGSGGYSGGGGGGGYSGGGGGFGGGSGGYSGGGGGGYSGGGGGGRPSSSYGAPSSGGGQSYASNGGYQY; encoded by the exons ATGAGACCCGCGAGAAGCTGGGCCCCTGTGGCAGTGACCGCGCTGGTTGCGACGGCTCTATTGCTGAGGCCCATCCACGCTGATG CTCCCGTCTCGGGCAGCTATCTACCACCGTCGACCAGTTACGGTACGCCTAATCTAGGGGGTGGCGGCGGTAGCGCGATATCAACGAGCTACGGTGCCCCTTCGGGCGGCGGGGGCGGTTTCGGCGGGGGTGGTAGACCTTCCTCGACTTACGGGGCACctggtggcggcggcggcggtggcggcggtggtggaGCACCGTCCTCTAGTTACGGTGCACCTTCGTCAAGCTACGGATCACCTCCGTCTACAAGCTACGGGGCACCGtccggcggtggcggtggaaGCTttggaggcggcggcggcggtggaaGCTTTGGAGGAGGCGGTGGTGGAAGCTTCGGAGGCGGTAGTTTCGGCGGTGGAGCACCATCCAGTAGCTACGGGGCACCCTCCAGCAGCTACGGAGCACCCAGCTCTGGCGGAGGTGGCTTCGGCGGCGGAGCACCGTCCTCTAGCTACGGGGCACCTTCCAGCAGCTACGGGGCACCCAGCTCCGGCGGAGGTGGCGGCTTCGGTGGCGGGGCACCGTCCTCAAGTTACGGAGCACCGTCCTCCAGCTACGGAGCTCCCTCTCGTCCTTCTAGCAACTACGGGGCGCCATCCGGAGGACGTCCGTCGTCCAGCTACGGCGCTCCTTCCGGAGGATTCGGCGGCGGTTTTGGTGGTGGAAGCAGCGGTGGCTTCGGCGGCGGAAGCAGCGGTGGCTTCGGCGGTAAACCGTCCTCGTCTTACGGAGCGCCATCAAGTGGCGGCGGTAGACCGTCGTCCACGTACGGGGCACCTTCCAGTGGAGGCGGCGGTTTTGGAGGTGGAGGTGGAGGTGGAGGACCCTCTTCGAGCTACGGAGCACCACCTTCTTCGAGTTACGGGGCGCCTTCCTCGAGCTATAACGCACCTTCTTCAAGCTACAGCGCACCGTCCTCGAGCTACGGGGCACCgcgtggcggcggcggtggcggcggcggcggcggtggttaTTCCGGGGGAGGAGGCAGACCCTCGAGCAGCTATGGGGCACCTAGTTCTGGTGGAAGCGGCGGAGGTTTCGGAGGAGGCGGTGGTTTCGGGGGAGGTGGTTATTCCAGTGGCGGACCGTCTTCAAGTTACGGAGCACCTTCAGCAGGCGGCAGCGGCGGATATTCTGGAGGTGGTAGCGGCGGATATTCTGGAGGTGGCAGCAGTGGAGGATATTCTGGAGGTGGCGGCAGCGGAGGATATTCCGGAGGTGGCGGCAGCGGAGGATATTCCGGAGGCGGTGGTGGCGGAGGATATTCTGGAGGCGGCGGTGGTTTTGGAGGCGG TTCCGGCGGCTATTCAggaggcggcggtggcggttaTTCTGGCGGAGGTGGCGGTGGTAGACCGTCGTCATCTTACGGTGCTCCAAGCAGCGGTGGCGGACAAAGCTACGCCAGCAACGGGGGGTACCAATACTAA